In Paeniglutamicibacter kerguelensis, one genomic interval encodes:
- a CDS encoding phage holin family protein, translating to MIIFLIRVAIYIGSAAIGLLVASWILPNFVLTANGFIVAVVVFAVVQTVLSRVGSWTASKFAPLAAGGVGLLSTFVALFVAQIFPEGLGIHGIDTWILAPLIVWIITTLGSWLLPMVFLKKRLAAKKH from the coding sequence ATGATCATCTTCCTGATTCGGGTAGCGATTTACATTGGAAGCGCAGCGATAGGTTTGTTGGTCGCTTCATGGATACTTCCTAATTTTGTGCTCACGGCCAACGGATTCATCGTTGCGGTAGTGGTCTTTGCAGTAGTCCAAACAGTTCTCTCGCGGGTAGGTTCCTGGACTGCCTCCAAATTTGCTCCACTCGCGGCGGGCGGAGTCGGGTTGCTCTCGACATTCGTTGCACTCTTCGTGGCCCAAATATTCCCCGAGGGCTTGGGCATTCACGGTATAGATACTTGGATCCTTGCGCCACTCATTGTTTGGATCATCACGACGCTGGGCTCTTGGCTGTTGCCCATGGTTTTCTTAAAGAAGCGCTTGGCCGCAAAGAAGCATTGA
- a CDS encoding FUSC family protein translates to MVAGSVYAWLVSLLWPERVPPTAPVPPPKLPLNTMFVYGTLLGLAAASAAAIGYLLDLEHVGWPTGAVLLVMRPARSQLVLRSIGRAASVLLGSLAAAAFAVFSTQGLGTALVVGVVVAAMAATTASRWYVTPGFASFIVLTFIMQADTTESPGDRFVERTMETLLGISLALLFGALIPAIIQRVRKVRTPV, encoded by the coding sequence ATGGTTGCTGGATCCGTCTATGCGTGGCTGGTGTCGTTGCTCTGGCCCGAACGGGTGCCGCCAACGGCACCCGTTCCGCCTCCGAAATTGCCGTTGAACACCATGTTCGTCTACGGGACGCTCCTGGGGCTAGCGGCTGCCAGTGCCGCGGCGATCGGCTACCTCCTTGACCTTGAACACGTTGGCTGGCCGACGGGAGCCGTGCTGCTCGTGATGCGGCCCGCGAGATCCCAGCTCGTGCTCAGAAGCATTGGCCGTGCTGCATCAGTTCTCCTGGGCTCGCTTGCCGCGGCCGCGTTCGCGGTGTTCAGCACGCAGGGCTTGGGTACCGCATTGGTTGTTGGCGTGGTCGTTGCAGCGATGGCCGCGACCACGGCGAGCCGCTGGTACGTGACGCCGGGGTTTGCGTCATTCATCGTGCTCACGTTCATCATGCAGGCAGACACAACCGAGTCCCCGGGCGATCGTTTTGTGGAACGCACCATGGAGACTCTGCTCGGCATCTCCCTTGCATTGCTGTTTGGTGCGCTGATCCCGGCGATCATCCAACGGGTGCGGAAGGTTCGCACCCCGGTCTAG
- a CDS encoding SulP family inorganic anion transporter has translation MQRPLAGLTRGNLVQELVAGVTLLAIAIPLNIGYAQIAGLPPTAGLYALVLPAIVYALTVSSRQLVASPDAAAAALVASSIGGLAVAGSAEYSTLAFAQAIIIGIMFILLSVFKLGFLANFLSKPILVGFVGGLALDIMVSQIAKMLGVHINSGGEFVEKVGDLLSGLGTANVYSMLIAAGSVAVLLGGRKLLAAVPWALVVLVVSTVVVVLTNAQAAGVNVLGEVPAGPPQLSWPVLDWSMWIALIPAAAALTMVTTAEGLLVSRSYGEKRDYETNPNRDLFAFGVGNIAAGASASFTLGSSTSRTAAMDQAGSRTQLPTLVMAAGTLLLLVFGTALLADIPSPAIGAVVGVAIIPLLGIKEFRELWRQDRFEFIIGAVCFLTTLLVGSIIGILVAFVLALVNLAKRASNPAIDVLKASGEPGESLLEDASAGSMTTPGVLVIRLAAPLFFANGDVFVQAARRAVLAADPDKVDHLVIDMEAVTDIDVTGAESFTALQNWLAGQDVELSFSRVRPEARERLTLLGLLDKQRVFPTNRSAIAALSTSAAVSGPANEEG, from the coding sequence ATGCAGCGACCCCTGGCCGGGCTCACACGGGGCAACCTCGTGCAAGAGCTGGTCGCCGGCGTGACGCTGCTCGCCATCGCGATTCCGCTGAACATCGGCTACGCGCAGATTGCCGGGTTGCCGCCCACCGCGGGCCTGTACGCGTTGGTCCTCCCGGCCATCGTGTACGCGCTGACGGTGTCCTCGCGACAGCTGGTGGCTTCGCCGGATGCTGCTGCCGCGGCCCTCGTCGCGTCCTCGATCGGAGGGCTCGCTGTCGCCGGAAGCGCGGAGTATTCAACCCTTGCCTTCGCCCAGGCGATCATCATCGGCATCATGTTCATCCTGCTGTCGGTGTTCAAGCTCGGGTTCTTGGCCAATTTCCTTTCCAAGCCGATTCTCGTCGGGTTCGTCGGCGGCCTGGCCCTGGACATCATGGTCAGCCAGATCGCAAAGATGCTGGGCGTGCACATCAACTCGGGCGGAGAGTTCGTGGAAAAGGTCGGCGACCTGCTCTCGGGTCTCGGCACCGCCAATGTGTACTCGATGCTGATCGCCGCGGGCTCCGTCGCCGTGCTGTTGGGCGGGCGCAAGCTCTTGGCTGCGGTGCCGTGGGCGCTCGTGGTTCTCGTCGTCTCCACCGTGGTCGTGGTCCTCACCAACGCACAGGCGGCAGGTGTCAACGTGCTGGGGGAAGTCCCGGCCGGACCGCCGCAGCTGTCCTGGCCCGTGCTCGACTGGTCGATGTGGATTGCGCTCATCCCCGCGGCCGCGGCCCTGACGATGGTCACGACGGCCGAAGGCCTGCTGGTCTCGCGATCCTACGGCGAGAAACGGGACTATGAGACCAATCCCAATCGCGACCTGTTCGCATTCGGCGTCGGCAACATCGCCGCCGGGGCCTCGGCGAGCTTCACATTGGGTTCTTCAACCTCCCGCACCGCAGCCATGGACCAGGCAGGCTCCCGCACGCAGCTGCCCACCCTGGTGATGGCCGCCGGGACGCTGCTGCTGCTGGTGTTCGGCACGGCGCTGCTGGCCGACATCCCCTCGCCGGCGATCGGCGCTGTCGTTGGAGTGGCAATCATTCCGCTGCTGGGCATCAAGGAATTCAGGGAACTGTGGCGCCAAGACCGCTTCGAATTCATCATCGGCGCCGTCTGTTTCCTCACGACCCTCCTCGTCGGGTCCATCATCGGCATCCTCGTCGCGTTCGTACTCGCCTTGGTCAACCTCGCCAAACGCGCCTCCAACCCGGCCATCGACGTGCTGAAGGCATCCGGGGAACCCGGTGAGTCATTGCTGGAGGACGCATCCGCCGGCTCCATGACCACTCCCGGCGTGCTCGTCATCCGCCTGGCCGCTCCACTGTTCTTCGCCAACGGCGACGTGTTCGTCCAGGCGGCCAGGCGTGCCGTGCTGGCGGCCGACCCCGATAAGGTGGACCACCTGGTGATCGACATGGAAGCCGTGACAGACATCGACGTGACAGGTGCCGAATCATTCACGGCACTCCAGAACTGGCTCGCCGGACAAGACGTGGAGTTGAGCTTCAGCCGCGTGCGCCCGGAAGCCCGGGAGCGCCTCACCCTTCTGGGCCTGCTCGACAAGCAGCGGGTTTTCCCGACCAATCGCTCCGCCATCGCGGCGCTGTCGACGAGTGCCGCAGTCTCCGGCCCGGCCAACGAAGAAGGATGA
- a CDS encoding PLD nuclease N-terminal domain-containing protein, producing MEFWSSFWNIIWFFIWAFVFIAYLMALFSIIADLFRDRELNGWWKAVWLITMVFIPFLTALVYLIFRGKGMAERNYKNAVDKTVATEDYIRSLAQVSPSDEIVKAKALLESGTITADEYENLKQRAMGRINATTADV from the coding sequence GTGGAATTTTGGTCATCTTTCTGGAATATCATTTGGTTTTTCATCTGGGCGTTTGTTTTCATCGCCTACCTGATGGCGCTCTTCTCGATCATCGCCGATCTCTTTCGAGACCGAGAGCTCAATGGATGGTGGAAGGCGGTATGGCTCATCACTATGGTCTTCATCCCGTTCCTGACCGCGCTGGTCTACCTGATCTTCCGCGGCAAGGGCATGGCGGAACGAAACTACAAGAATGCCGTTGACAAAACCGTGGCCACCGAAGACTACATCCGCAGCCTTGCGCAGGTGAGCCCGAGCGACGAGATTGTCAAGGCCAAGGCGCTCCTTGAGAGCGGAACCATCACCGCCGACGAGTACGAAAATCTGAAGCAGCGTGCCATGGGCCGCATAAACGCGACGACCGCCGACGTATGA
- a CDS encoding DUF6325 family protein: MGQFTFGPVELYLIGLEGSRPSAGVLDALGELLDAGLVRLLDFVIIAKSDGGEVSVTELETGDDEYGLAGTEMAAIGIAGDDDIEELSELVPPGSSAALVVLELAWARTLSQRFAASGAEVLNVERIPAPVVNGLVDALHGLNEE, encoded by the coding sequence ATGGGACAGTTCACATTTGGACCCGTCGAGCTCTACCTCATCGGGTTGGAGGGCAGCCGCCCCTCGGCGGGCGTGCTTGACGCTCTCGGGGAACTACTCGATGCGGGGCTCGTTCGGCTGCTGGACTTCGTGATCATTGCCAAGAGCGATGGCGGGGAAGTCTCGGTCACCGAGCTCGAGACCGGCGACGACGAATATGGACTGGCCGGCACGGAAATGGCTGCGATCGGCATTGCCGGGGACGACGACATCGAAGAGCTCTCCGAGCTTGTCCCGCCGGGAAGCTCGGCGGCACTCGTCGTGTTGGAGCTCGCGTGGGCCAGGACCCTCAGCCAGCGGTTCGCCGCGTCCGGCGCTGAAGTGCTGAATGTCGAGCGCATCCCCGCCCCCGTTGTCAACGGCCTCGTTGACGCCCTCCACGGTCTGAACGAAGAGTAA
- a CDS encoding GAP family protein, with the protein MVPVIGEILPLAVGIAISPLPVIAAILMLLSPKARVTSVGFLLGWVVGIIVAVTVFTLLSSILPEQDPEASKPVQGIIQLLLGAGLLLLAIGQWRKRPKPGEDPALPKWMQAIDKVTFITALGLGFLLSALNPKNLIMAAGAGLDIGSAELSTGAVVLVVAIFTVIAASTVMVPVLGYLIAAEKLRRPLDSLRTWLAKENALIMAILLLLIGVSMIGKGIGHF; encoded by the coding sequence ATGGTTCCCGTCATCGGGGAAATACTCCCGCTCGCTGTCGGCATTGCGATCAGCCCGTTGCCGGTCATTGCCGCGATCCTCATGCTTCTCTCCCCCAAGGCCCGGGTCACCTCCGTCGGGTTCCTGCTCGGCTGGGTTGTCGGCATCATAGTAGCCGTCACCGTCTTCACGCTGCTCTCCTCAATCCTGCCTGAGCAGGATCCGGAGGCTTCCAAACCCGTCCAAGGAATCATCCAGCTCCTGCTCGGGGCAGGGTTGCTCCTGCTGGCGATCGGCCAATGGCGCAAACGGCCCAAGCCGGGCGAGGACCCCGCCCTGCCCAAGTGGATGCAGGCAATCGACAAGGTCACCTTCATCACCGCGCTCGGGTTGGGATTCCTGCTCTCGGCCCTGAATCCCAAGAACCTGATCATGGCGGCCGGCGCCGGGCTGGACATCGGCAGTGCCGAGCTGTCCACCGGGGCCGTCGTCCTCGTGGTTGCAATCTTCACGGTGATCGCGGCGTCAACCGTCATGGTCCCCGTGCTCGGCTACCTGATTGCCGCCGAGAAACTCCGCAGACCGCTAGATTCATTGCGCACCTGGCTCGCCAAGGAAAATGCGCTCATCATGGCAATCCTTTTGCTGCTGATCGGGGTGTCGATGATCGGCAAGGGAATCGGGCATTTCTAG
- a CDS encoding SHOCT domain-containing protein, whose amino-acid sequence MANRQQRKAQSSYEQEQYEAAQQQAMMQQAAQDAVAQQQAAAPPPPAAAPAAAAPGIDLIAELQKLASLKDAGVLTDAEFTAAKSKLLG is encoded by the coding sequence ATGGCCAATCGCCAGCAGAGGAAGGCACAGTCCTCGTACGAGCAGGAACAGTACGAGGCGGCCCAGCAACAGGCCATGATGCAACAGGCGGCGCAGGATGCCGTGGCCCAGCAGCAAGCCGCCGCGCCTCCCCCACCGGCGGCGGCGCCCGCGGCGGCGGCACCGGGCATCGACCTCATCGCCGAGTTGCAGAAGCTGGCCTCGCTCAAGGACGCGGGTGTACTCACCGATGCCGAGTTCACCGCGGCGAAGTCCAAATTGCTCGGCTGA